The genomic interval TAGCAAGCCATAGAAATGACATTCCTCCTACAATTATTAAAAATCCGTATAATCTGGAAGCATTGGATTCTGGTAGCACAAATGTGAGTATAAGCGAGGACATGGCAGTTACAATACCTGCGTTTCCAATAAGCATCAGGTTATAAATAATCTTCCGCCTCACAGGGTGATTCATAATATTCTCTGTTTCCTTAGTACTTAGGCCAGCACCTGTGTAAGCAGACCGAGACTGAAATTTTGCTATTTCTTCAGATAATCCTGTATGTACAAGAGCTATGGTACAAATTTTTGTAATGAGGACAGAGAATGTTATAATGAGGAATAATGAAACAGCAGCAATCATAGAAAAATATACTGTAAAACTAGCTATTTAAAAATACATTACTAAAAACCTTTTAAAGAATTTGTAATCTGAAGAAATTGAGGTTTTTTTTAAATTAATTTGAAAATTTATCATTTGGCTTATCAAAAGTATCAAATGAAATCTCAACTTCTCTTTTACCCCAATTTATAGCCGCTTCATGATCTAAACCCATATAGATATCAATCTTTTTTCTCCAACGTTTATTCATTTTATCTTTGACGATATAATCACCATTTAAACCTTTTATTTCCACTTCCTCATTGTGATCTAGCCCTAATTTTATAAGATCTCTAGAAACAGCGATGGCTCGTTCTCCAGGTTCAAGAATGTCTCCCCATGCTGCCAGGAATGGATTTCCTTTTTTTGTTTGTCTTTCGAAAGAATTATAAGCTGTTGCAGTTACATCTAAAGAAATTCTTTTTTTTACAGGTTTTTCATACAGATTTTTTACATCTGTTTCTACACCTTTTTCAGAGTAGTTTTCATCAGCAATTTCTCTTAGAGACTCATTAATTTCATCTGAAGAGCATGCCGTAGAGATTAAAATTATTAAAATACAGTTTAGAATATTTTTTGCTATGTTGTTTTTAAGTTTCATAATTTTAATATAAAGCTATGAATTTCAAAAAACTAGGGATTTACAAATGATTTATAAGTTTTACCAAGGTATTTAACATAGATTAAGAATATCACATAGTGAGGATAGGCTTTATTACTTTGCCATCGTGCATGTCTAATAATGCCTCATTAATATCTTTAAAATCATAAAAGGTCACTAGTTTATCAAATGGGAATTTTCCCTGCTTGTATAATTCAATAAGACGTGGAATGTAAATTTTTACAATACTATCACCTTCAACAACTCCAATAATTTTTCTTCCAGATAGAATTAAATCATTCGCATCAAAACCGTACATTGTTTCTCCTGGAGGGGCCCCAACAATAGCTAAGGTTCCTCTTTGAGCTAATGAGTTGAAAGCTAATTGAGCAACTTTTTCAATTCCTGATGCTTCTATTGCAAAATCCACTCCCTTTTCAACAATTTTTTTAATAGCTTTTATTGGATTCTTAACTTCCTTACTATTTACTGTATCAGTAGCGCCTAATTCTTTTGCAAGTGAAAGTCTTTCTGTATTAATATCTACAGCGATGATCTTAGAGCATCCAGCATTTTTTGCAGCCATTATTGCAGATAGACCAACAGAACCTACGCCATACACAGCTATAGATGTTCCAGGATTTGGATTAAGAGTGTTCATTACTGTTCCAGCTCCTGTTTGTATTCCGCAACCAAGAGGTCCCATAAGTTTTAAATCTACCTCCTTGGTAATTTTCACAACATTACGATGATGTGCGAGGGCATATGTCCCGAAAGATGACTGTTGAAAGAAAGCTCCGTTAATATTTTTATGCTCATTTTTATAAATAGGATCTTCTCCACCTTGGCGTTTATTCATAAAATTAAGAGGATTAAAATCTTCACAGTACGCTGGATCCCCTTCTTGACAAGGCTTACAAGCACCGCAAGATCCATAAGATAGAACGACATGATCTCCTTTTCTTATATCTTTAATATGTGAACCTACTTTTTCTACAACTCCTGCGCCTTCATGACCAAGTACAACAGGATAATTTGTAGGGAGGTTACCATCTTTGACAGCGACATCTGTATGGCATAAACCCGTCGCAACTATTTTAATTAATATTTCATGTGAATTAGGTTCTGAAATGTTGACATGCTTCATAGTAAATTCTTCTCCAGCTTCCTCTATTACTGCTATTTGTGCTTTCATTTGATTAGGTTTTCAATAATTTTAAAAATAATGTGGAGCGCATCTCTTAAAGATTCAAACTTAGAACATAATTGAATAGTAATTAATAGTTTTTTAAGACTGAAAAACTTTAATGAATACCGCTTTCGCGAAAGCAAAAGAGGCACTCTTACATCACCTATTAGTAATAAATTTAATTTTTTCCAATAAAAGGTCCTCCTTAAGTTTTAAGGAGGACCTTCATAGAGTAATACATACAATTAACGCTTGATAAGTTTTATACTTTTTTTACCAAACGATGTCGTAAGTTTTGCAATGTAAATCCCAGCTTTTAATACTGTCGCATCAATACTTAGAATTTCTTTTGAATTGTTGATTTCTAATACTTTTCGTCCAGCTATATCATAAAGACTTACTTGTGTAATGAGGCTATTCTTGCTTTCTATTTTCCACTCATTTAGTGCTGGATTAGGATACACGTTTACTACTGTGGTATCAAAATTTTCTGTGCTAAGTACAGTATTATTATGTAGATAAATATTATCTAAAAAAAGTGTTCTAGATCCATTATCTGCACCTACCACAGTTAGAATAAATTGTCTCAAGGCATCTCTTTGCTGTGTGGAGTCATCAAAATCGAAATCTGATAAAGGAACATCAACAGATACCCATTCACCGAAGGTTGATATAGGATTTGTTAGTCCAAATGCAGATGTTTCTCCACTGTCTCCTACGTGGTTTGAAAATTTTGGATTAGCGATAAGTCCAGCACTAAGATTGGTTTGAATCCAATAATCCATATGGAAATGCGATAAGTCTGAGTTATTTACTACCGTTCCCCAGTCAATAAGCAAGAATTGCGGATCGGGTTGCGTAAAAACAATTTTTTGAAAGTTGTCGCCATCTATAGTTTGTTCAGAAATATCTGTAGTTCCTTCGTTAAAAGCACCAAATACCACATTTGGCTGGTCTGTATAAGTATCACTATATATAGAGAAAACGGTTTCTGCATCTCTTGCTGGAGGCGCAGGTGCTGCTACAGTTGGTACAGAATCTCCACCAGTTGCTGTATCATCAAGAACGAGTGATACGTTGTCTATAATTACAATACCTGTATCTGCTCCCATATCAAACAGTACACGTCCATCTGTGGAGCTAAAGTTTGCAACTAGAGTTAAGGTAAAGGTTTGTGAGTTTTCAGTAAGAGTTACCTCTTCTACTTGCGCTGTAAAGGGATCTACAAATAATCCTATACCTGCAATCATCGTTCTACTAGCTGTAGTAGCATCTGTATTTGCATCAAAGGTCAAAATATAGGTTTCTCCTTCTGTAATAGCAAGGCCTCTCTGACTTAGATTTACATTAAATGCATCACCTGCGGTCGTAACGTCTGCAAAGTTAAAGCTATTTCCTCCTTCTGTCTGTAAATTAAAGGCGTTACCTTCCCATGCCGTTGCACCTTCTTCGAAATCACCGTTAGATAACAATTCGTCTCCAGCCGCTGGAGTATCATCAAGAACGAGTGATACGTTGTCTATAATTACAGTACCTGTATCTGCTCCCATATCAAACAGTACACGTCCATCTGTGGAGCTAAAGTTTGCAACTAGAGTTAAGGTAAAGGTTTGTGAATTTTCAGTAAGAGTTACCTCTTCTACTTGCGAAGTAAAGGGATCTACAAATAGTCCTATACCTGCAATCATCGTTCTACTAGCTGTAGTAGCATCTGTATTTGCATCAAAGGTTAAAATATAGGTTTCTCCTTCAGTAATAGCAAGACCTCTCTGACTTAGATTTACATTAAATGCATCACCTGCGGTCGTAACGTCTGCAAAGTTAAAGCTGTTTCCTCCTTCTGTCTGTACATTAAAGGCGTTACCTTCCCATGCCGTTGCACCTTCTTCGAAATCACCGTTAGATAACAATTCGTCTCCAGCCGCTGGAGTATCATCAAGAACGAGTGATACGTTGTCTATAATTACAATACCTGTATCTGCTCCCATATCAAACAGTACACGTCCATCTGTGGAGCTAAAGTTTGCAACTAGA from Dokdonia sp. Hel_I_53 carries:
- a CDS encoding NAD(P)-dependent alcohol dehydrogenase — translated: MKAQIAVIEEAGEEFTMKHVNISEPNSHEILIKIVATGLCHTDVAVKDGNLPTNYPVVLGHEGAGVVEKVGSHIKDIRKGDHVVLSYGSCGACKPCQEGDPAYCEDFNPLNFMNKRQGGEDPIYKNEHKNINGAFFQQSSFGTYALAHHRNVVKITKEVDLKLMGPLGCGIQTGAGTVMNTLNPNPGTSIAVYGVGSVGLSAIMAAKNAGCSKIIAVDINTERLSLAKELGATDTVNSKEVKNPIKAIKKIVEKGVDFAIEASGIEKVAQLAFNSLAQRGTLAIVGAPPGETMYGFDANDLILSGRKIIGVVEGDSIVKIYIPRLIELYKQGKFPFDKLVTFYDFKDINEALLDMHDGKVIKPILTM
- a CDS encoding T9SS type A sorting domain-containing protein produces the protein MKKITLLTCLIFTACNFLFAQTNMLTNGDFEEGATVWEGNAFNVQTEGGNSFNFADVTTAGDAFNVNLSQRGLAITEGETYILTFDANTDATTASRTMIAGIGLFVDPFTSQVEEVTLTENSQTFTLTLVANFSSTDGRVLFDMGADTGTVIIDNVSLVLDDTPAAGDELLSNGDFEEGATAWEGNAFNVQTEGGNSFNFADVTTAGDAFNVNLSQRGLAITEGETYILTFDANTDATTASRTMIAGIGLFVDPFTAQVEEVTLTENSQTFTLTLVANFSSTDGRVLFDMGADTGIVIIDNVSLVLDDTPAAGDELLSNGDFEEGATAWEGNAFNVQTEGGNSFNFADVTTAGDAFNVNLSQRGLAITEGETYILTFDANTDATTASRTMIAGIGLFVDPFTSQVEEVTLTENSQTFTLTLVANFSSTDGRVLFDMGADTGTVIIDNVSLVLDDTPAAGDELLSNGDFEEGATAWEGNAFNLQTEGGNSFNFADVTTAGDAFNVNLSQRGLAITEGETYILTFDANTDATTASRTMIAGIGLFVDPFTAQVEEVTLTENSQTFTLTLVANFSSTDGRVLFDMGADTGIVIIDNVSLVLDDTATGGDSVPTVAAPAPPARDAETVFSIYSDTYTDQPNVVFGAFNEGTTDISEQTIDGDNFQKIVFTQPDPQFLLIDWGTVVNNSDLSHFHMDYWIQTNLSAGLIANPKFSNHVGDSGETSAFGLTNPISTFGEWVSVDVPLSDFDFDDSTQQRDALRQFILTVVGADNGSRTLFLDNIYLHNNTVLSTENFDTTVVNVYPNPALNEWKIESKNSLITQVSLYDIAGRKVLEINNSKEILSIDATVLKAGIYIAKLTTSFGKKSIKLIKR
- a CDS encoding 3D domain-containing protein, which produces MKLKNNIAKNILNCILIILISTACSSDEINESLREIADENYSEKGVETDVKNLYEKPVKKRISLDVTATAYNSFERQTKKGNPFLAAWGDILEPGERAIAVSRDLIKLGLDHNEEVEIKGLNGDYIVKDKMNKRWRKKIDIYMGLDHEAAINWGKREVEISFDTFDKPNDKFSN